The Rhizobium sp. WSM4643 genome contains the following window.
CGCTGGTGCTTTGCATCATGGCATCGTCGACTTGGTTGGTCACCCTCGATCTGCCCGTGACGCGCAAGCATGGAGGAGAGGCCGCATGAAGTGGTTTCTGGTCTTCTGGGCCGGCCCCATCGTCTTTCTGGGCGGATGGTACTGGCTCTCCTATTACGACATGAGTTTCGGCATCTTCATGTTCACGCGGCAGGTCCACGACCTGACATTCCAGCTTTACGGCAAGGCGCTCGGCATTCCGCCGGAGTCTATCCCGCCGCTCGTTGCCCGCGCGATCGCGGTCGACAGCCTCGTCGTCTTCGCGATCACGGCCTTCCGCAAGCGCAAGTCGATCATCGCCTGGTGGAAAGCGCGTCAGGCGCTGAATTCGTCTCCGTCAGACCTTGCCAGCAAGGAAAGCCTGTCGAGCGCGCCCTGAAGGATGAAGCTTGCTGCGGCCGAATCGATCCGTTCGGCCCGCTTGGCGCGCGAGACGTCCATTTCGAGCAGCGTCCGTTCGGCCGCAACCGTCGAAAGCCGCTCATCCCAATAGACGAAGGGCAGCGCCGTCTTCTGCTCCATATTACGCACGAAGGCGCGTGTCGCCTGCACGCGCGGACCCGCCGATCCGTCCATGTTCATCGGCAGGCCGATGACGAAGCCTGCGACCCTTTCCGCTACCGCGAAGTCGAGCAGCGCCTGGGCATCGATGGTGAACTTGACGCGGCGGATCACCGTGCGCGGCGTGGCGAAGCGCCGCCCGAGATCGGACATCGAAAGCCCGATCGTCTTGGTGCCGAGATCGAGGCCGGCAATTGCCTGTCGCGGAGCGAGCGTTTCGGCCATTTCCTCGATCGTCAGCACCGTCATCGCCGTCTCATCCTGTCAAAACAAATTGAAGTTGCCGCCGCTTTTCTTTGCGGCCGCATAAGATATGTCCTTAGCATCTAAACCGGCTTTGCATCACGTAATAAAGGAGACATTTCATGAAGATCACCTGGCTTGGCCATTCCGCCTTCCGCATCGAGACATCAAGGGCGAAGATCCTGCTCGATCCATTCCTCAGCTATAACGCCTCCTTTTCCGGCCAGGATATCAAGGATGTGTCTGCCGGCATCACCCACATCCTGCTGACGCATGGCCATGGCGATCATGTCGGCGATACCGTGGCACTCGCCAAGGAAACCGGCGCCGTCGTTCTCGCCAATGCCGATCTCGCCGCTTGGCTCGGCTCCAAGGGCGTCGACAAGATCGAGATGGGCAATACCGGCGGCACGATCGCGCTCGGCAGCTTCTCGGCAACCTTCACCAACGCGCTGCACTCTTCCGCCCAGATCACCGAGGACGGCGTCTCGCATGCGCTCGGCAACGCCAACGGCCTGATGCTGCATTTCGACGACGAAGCCTCGATCCTTGCCATGGGCGATACCGACATCTTCTCAGACATGGCGCTGATCAACGAATTGCACCAGCCCGATATCGGCTTCGTGCCGGTCGGCGACCGCTTTACCATGGGCGGCGCTGTGGCAGCCCTTGCCTGCCGGCGCTATTTCAACTTCAAGACCGCGATCCCCTGCCACTACGGCACCTTCCCGATCATCGACCAGACGGCGGAAAAATTCGTTGCCGGCATGGAAGGATCGAAGACCGAAGTGAAGGCGATCAGGCCTTCCGAGAGCCTGTCGATCTGACGAAACCCCGTTGCGTCAGGCGGACAGGGCCTTTATAGCGGGTAGGAAAAATCCTACCCGGAGAATGCCATGTCCGTCGATCTTGCCACCGTGAAGCGCGTCGCCCGCCTTGCCCGTATTGCCGTCTCCGAGGACGAAGCAAATCGCATGGTCGGCGAGCTGAACGGCATCCTCGGCTTCGTCGAGCAACTCTCCGAAGTGAATGTCGACGGCGTCGAGGCGATGACCTCGGTGACCCCAATGGCGATGAAGAAGCGCACCGACGCGGTGACTGACGGCAGCAAGGCAGCCGATATCGTCGCCAATGCGCCCGTCACCGACCACAATTTTTTCCTGGTGCCGAAAGTCGTCGAATAAGGCTTCGCAGCCTCTTTCCGACCCTGTTGCCATTTCCAGATCTGAAGCGAAAACACGATGAGCGAACTCACCAACCTGACCATTGCCGAAGCCCGCCAGAAGCTGCGCGGCAAGGAAATCACCGCGATCGAACTGACTGATTCCTATATCTCGGCGATCGATGCGGCCAATGATCGGTTGAATGCCTATATCAAGGTCACGCCGGATCTCGCCCGCGTCATGGCGAAGAACTCCGACGAGCGCATCGCCGCCGGCAAGGCCGGTGACCTCGAAGGCATTCCGCTTGGCATCAAGGATCTCTTCGCCACCGTCGGTGTCCACACCCAGGCCTGCAGCCACATTCTCGATGGTTTCGAGCCGCGTTATGAATCGACCGTCACGCAGAACCTCTGGGATGACGGCGCCGTCATGCTCGGCAAGCTCAACATGGACGAATTCGCCATGGGCTCGTCGAATGAAACATCCTATTACGGCCCGGTGATCAATCCCTGGCGCGCCGCAGGCTCCAACCAGCAACTTGTTCCCGGCGGCTCCTCCGGCGGTTCAGCCGCCGCCGTCGCCGCGCATCTTTGCGCCGGCGCGACCGCAACCGATACCGGCGGCTCGATCCGCCAGCCGGCCGCCTTCACCGGCACCGTCGGCATCAAGCCGACCTATGGCCGCTGCTCGCGCTGGGGCACCGTCGCCTTTGCCTCCTCGCTCGACCAGGCCGGCCCGATCGCCCGCGACGTCCGCGATGCCGCCATCCTTTTGAAGTCGATGGCAAGCGTCGACGCCAAGGACACGACATCGGTCGATCTGCCGGTGCCGGATTACGAAGCGGCCCTCGGCCAGTCGCTGAAGGGCATGAAGATCGGCATTCCGAACGAATACCGTGTCGACGGCATGCCGGATGAGATCGAGACCCTCTGGCGCCAGGGCATCGCCTGGCTGAAGGATGCCGGCGCCGAGATCGTCGACATCTCGCTGCCGCACACCAAATACGCTCTTCCGGCCTATTACATCGTCGCTCCCGCCGAAGCATCCTCGAACCTCGCGCGTTACGACGGCGTGCGCTACGGCCTGCGCGTCGACGGCAAGGATATCGTCGACATGTATGAGAGGACGCGCGCCGCGGGCTTCGGCAAGGAAGTCAAGCGCCGCATCATGATCGGCACCTATGTGCTGTCGGCCGGTTATTACGATGCCTATTACATCCGCGCCCAGAAGGTGCGTACGCTGATCAAGCGCGATTTCGAACTCGCCTTCGACGCCGGTGTCAATGCTATCCTGACGCCGGCGACACCGTCGTCTGCCTTTGGCGTTGCCGATGAGAACCTCGCCGCCGATCCGGTGAAGATGTATCTGAACGACATCTTCACGGTGACCGTCAACATGGCGGGCCTGCCCGGCATCGCCGTGCCGGCCGGCCTCGACCACAAGGGCCTGCCGCTCGGCCTGCAGTTGATCGGCAAACCCTTCGATGAGGAAACCCTCTTCAAGACCGCCCACGTCATCGAACAGGCGGCCGGCCGGTTTACGCCGGCCAAGTGGTGGTAACGGATCTAACGATTCATAAGATAGCGGCTGCCGACCACGAAGCGGTCGGCGCCGTCGGCTTTGCCGCATGGTTGATTGATAGCCGGAACCAGGAGAAGGTTTTATGGCCAGCAATGATATTGCGCAATTGATCGAGGCATTCGATCGCCTCTCTGCCGGTGGTTTCACCAAGGGCGCGGATTGGCAGGCCGTCCACGACATCTGCCAGCGCCACGAAGGCGAACAGCCGTTCGACTGGGGGCACGCCCTTTGCCATCGCATCGAGGGCGATGCCTGGAACGCCGATTACTGGTATCGCCGCGCCGGTAAGGCGCGGGGCACGGGCACGATGGCCGACGAGTGGTCGGTGATGCGGACGGAACTTTCTGCAAAGGCCTGAGACGATCCCCCTGACCGCGCCCGTTCGAGACGCGATCAGGGGTGCCACGATTACCTGTTGTTCAGCTGCGACCTGACCAACCTCAGCCCTCTTTCGGTGATCCGGTAGGGCTGGCCACCTGAGGACTTGATTGCCCTCAGCCGCTTCAGCCGGCGGAAGAGATCGAGGTCGACGCCGGGATAGAGCCAGCCGTCGCGGGTGAAGCAACTGACCGTCCCGATTTTCCTGTCGTCGTCGCGGGTAATTTCAATGCGGCCGCCTTGGGCCATGAGATGCAGGATGCGCTGCTCCGTGCGAGAAATATCCATGTGTTGAGATCCGGTATCGCGCCCGGCAGGGCGCACAAAAACGATCTGGCGCTCATTCGAACGTCAGGGCTTCGTTTTTTTCGGGCCCATGCGCGCAAGCAAACTTGCGGGCAGGGCCTTTACCGGGTCTCAGGAAGGCTCAACATAAAACACCTCGATAGGGTCTATTATTCAGCCCGGAAAATTCGGTCAAGAGCCTGTTCTCAGGTCAAAACCAGTCGAAAACCGCGGTTTCGGTGGATCATCCCCTTGGAGCTACTGGTAAAATCCGCGACTCAATGGTCTAGTTCACGGGTAACGCGGAGGTGTCGTTGATCCACATTCGCAATGCCCGCGACGGTGAAGCGGAGCTATTGAGCGAGATCGGGCTGAGGGCCTGGCAAAAGGCGATGGCGTCGATCGGCGAATCGGACGCGATGATCGACGCAGCGCGCAACGCCTTTCGGAACTTCGTGGAAAACGACTGGCTGACCATCACCGTCGTCGAGCAGAACGGCCAGGTCGCAGGCTGGGCAGCGCGCGAGGGATTGGACGAAACCATCTCGGATTTCTGGATCGATCCCGTCTTCACCCGCCGGGGCCTTGGTTCGGCCCTTCTCGCCCGCATCGAAAAGGAGATCGCCGATCAGGGCCTCGAGAAGGCGGCGATGCAGACCCACTCCGGCAATAGCGAGGCGATCGGCTTCTTCCGGAAGCACGGCTACCGCATCCATTGGCTCTCGGTCGCCTACAATCCGAAGCTTGATCGCGACGTACCCTCCGTTGGACTGAAGAAACAGCTCGTTTCGGATGACCAAGGTGGATATGGGCAGGAATTCTGATGCTTCAAAAATCCTGAAGAAGGAAAACGCGCCATTTTGGCGCAAAGATCAGCACCGCGGCCAATGCGCTGTGCAACATCAGGATCGCCGCCAGGATCGACCGGAACGGCTCCTTTCTCGTTTTGTGCCGCAGGAATTGCTGTGCAGCCACCGCGCCGAGGCTGCCGCCGATCAGCGCAAGCGTCAGAAGCGTACGCTCGCTGATCCGCCACCTGCCATCGCGCGCCGCCTGCTTGTCGAGGAAATAGATCGAGAAGACGAGGAGGTTCAGCGCCAGAAACGGTGCGGCCCACTTGGTGATATCGATTATCGTCATGCGACAACTCTACCGTGCGTTGGTTAACACACGACAAATGTCGCCGCCCGCCGTCAAACCGTGATGCGGGCCATGGCGAAAGCCTTGCACCGGTACGCCATTTCCTTTACCTCACCAGTGGAAAAGAACAGCCTGCAAAGAGCATCAGATGACCCTTGTCGACGTCCGCACGCCTGATCCGAAACGCTTCATCCCCGGCGCCACCGGCGACTGGGAAGTCATCGTCGGTATGGAAGTCCATGCCCAGGTGCTGTCCAATTCGAAGCTCTTCTCCGGCGCCTCGACGGAATTCGGCAAGCCGCAGAATTCGAACGTCTCGATGGTCGACGCCGCCATGCCCGGCATGCTGCCCGTGATCAACGAAGAATGCGTCAAGCAGGCGGTGCGCACCGGCCTCGGCCTGAAAGCCCAAATCAACAAGCGCTCCCTCTTTGATCGCAAGAACTATTTCTATCCCGACCTGCCGCAGGGCTATCAGATCTCGCAGTTCAAGGATCCGATCGTCGGCGAAGGCAAGATCGTCATTTCGCTCGGGCCCGACCGCCAGGGTCAGTTCGAGGACATCGAGATCGGCATCGAGCGCCTGCATCTGGAGCAGGATGCCGGCAAGTC
Protein-coding sequences here:
- a CDS encoding DUF6105 family protein, translating into MKWFLVFWAGPIVFLGGWYWLSYYDMSFGIFMFTRQVHDLTFQLYGKALGIPPESIPPLVARAIAVDSLVVFAITAFRKRKSIIAWWKARQALNSSPSDLASKESLSSAP
- the ruvX gene encoding Holliday junction resolvase RuvX, whose product is MTVLTIEEMAETLAPRQAIAGLDLGTKTIGLSMSDLGRRFATPRTVIRRVKFTIDAQALLDFAVAERVAGFVIGLPMNMDGSAGPRVQATRAFVRNMEQKTALPFVYWDERLSTVAAERTLLEMDVSRAKRAERIDSAAASFILQGALDRLSLLARSDGDEFSA
- a CDS encoding metal-dependent hydrolase codes for the protein MKITWLGHSAFRIETSRAKILLDPFLSYNASFSGQDIKDVSAGITHILLTHGHGDHVGDTVALAKETGAVVLANADLAAWLGSKGVDKIEMGNTGGTIALGSFSATFTNALHSSAQITEDGVSHALGNANGLMLHFDDEASILAMGDTDIFSDMALINELHQPDIGFVPVGDRFTMGGAVAALACRRYFNFKTAIPCHYGTFPIIDQTAEKFVAGMEGSKTEVKAIRPSESLSI
- the gatC gene encoding Asp-tRNA(Asn)/Glu-tRNA(Gln) amidotransferase subunit GatC, which encodes MSVDLATVKRVARLARIAVSEDEANRMVGELNGILGFVEQLSEVNVDGVEAMTSVTPMAMKKRTDAVTDGSKAADIVANAPVTDHNFFLVPKVVE
- the gatA gene encoding Asp-tRNA(Asn)/Glu-tRNA(Gln) amidotransferase subunit GatA; translated protein: MSELTNLTIAEARQKLRGKEITAIELTDSYISAIDAANDRLNAYIKVTPDLARVMAKNSDERIAAGKAGDLEGIPLGIKDLFATVGVHTQACSHILDGFEPRYESTVTQNLWDDGAVMLGKLNMDEFAMGSSNETSYYGPVINPWRAAGSNQQLVPGGSSGGSAAAVAAHLCAGATATDTGGSIRQPAAFTGTVGIKPTYGRCSRWGTVAFASSLDQAGPIARDVRDAAILLKSMASVDAKDTTSVDLPVPDYEAALGQSLKGMKIGIPNEYRVDGMPDEIETLWRQGIAWLKDAGAEIVDISLPHTKYALPAYYIVAPAEASSNLARYDGVRYGLRVDGKDIVDMYERTRAAGFGKEVKRRIMIGTYVLSAGYYDAYYIRAQKVRTLIKRDFELAFDAGVNAILTPATPSSAFGVADENLAADPVKMYLNDIFTVTVNMAGLPGIAVPAGLDHKGLPLGLQLIGKPFDEETLFKTAHVIEQAAGRFTPAKWW
- a CDS encoding YjhX family toxin, which translates into the protein MDISRTEQRILHLMAQGGRIEITRDDDRKIGTVSCFTRDGWLYPGVDLDLFRRLKRLRAIKSSGGQPYRITERGLRLVRSQLNNR
- a CDS encoding GNAT family N-acetyltransferase, whose amino-acid sequence is MIHIRNARDGEAELLSEIGLRAWQKAMASIGESDAMIDAARNAFRNFVENDWLTITVVEQNGQVAGWAAREGLDETISDFWIDPVFTRRGLGSALLARIEKEIADQGLEKAAMQTHSGNSEAIGFFRKHGYRIHWLSVAYNPKLDRDVPSVGLKKQLVSDDQGGYGQEF
- a CDS encoding DUF1294 domain-containing protein gives rise to the protein MTIIDITKWAAPFLALNLLVFSIYFLDKQAARDGRWRISERTLLTLALIGGSLGAVAAQQFLRHKTRKEPFRSILAAILMLHSALAAVLIFAPKWRVFLLQDF